The nucleotide sequence CGCAGATTTAAATCATTATTTAAGGAGTTCACGAGAAAAACGGTATCCACGTTAGCGGCCACAATCTGCTCTTCCACAGTATCCCCGGCTACTTTGCGGGAGAACTTGCTTTTACGTGGAAGGAGGCCGTGGATGGAGGCTTTCTTTTCCTCTGGACGAGCACTGATCACTACCCAGTCCCCGACAGCCGGAAAATCTTCTCGTCCGATAGCTTCATAGCGAAGCTTACCCGTTACTTCGCCCAAGAGTTCGCCATGCTCACTCCACAGACGATAAATACGTTTATGTTCGAGTGTGATACGTCCCACACTGTAGCCTTGCTCGGCATAAGGGGCAAAATGGTTAGCAAAATACTCATTCCAGCCCATAGATTGCAATACTTGTTGATTGGTTAGTTGATTCACTGCGGATTCCCCCTGCAATTGGTTAAATATATGGCTATCAGCCAGAACCAGTCACAGTCGAATCCTCATTTGGTGAACGGTATTACTGTTCGCTTGAAAGGAGGATTCCTGTGACCCCGACTACGACACTCTGAACAAATTTGATGGCTACCATAAAACATCTCTCCTTTAGCAAACCTACCATTCAGGTTTGGAATCATATTTCCCAGTTATTGTACCATAATGAAACAAAATGCAACAGCGTCAATCTCCCCCGCCGCCGCCTCCTCCGCTATCTCCGCCACCACCACTGTCTCCACCACTTCCGCTATCGCTTCCGCTGTCATAGCTGTCCCAGCGATCGCCTGAGTCGTGATTTCGATGATGGTGATTGTGGTTGCTGTCTACATAGAAGGCTCCGCCCCCACTGTCTGAAGAGGAATGAGAGCGCCCACTTCCGCCTTTTGCAGCTTTGGACGCCAAGACAAATACTACGATCAAAAACATGATGACGATGACAATGAAGAACTCCATTGTTTGTCCCCGCCCTTCCGCTTTTTTGAAGTTGTTTACCTAATTTAGTATAACATAGTATGGCTGGAATCGGCTGGGGGCGTAGAGAGTGATTCCTTTTCAACCGGCAAAATGTCCAGACACAGGTGCGATCGCCAAAATGTTATCCAACATAAACACACGATACGCCTTCCTCATATAACAGTATGCTTTCAAGCTCCCTTTGTTCACATCGATTTGCACCACACGGATCGTACGCCTGCTGGTCTCTCCATCCTTCTTCAAATAGATGATCTCCACTGCTTGCTGCCGCGCTGCGTACCTTCTCAACTCCAGAATCATCAGGCTGTCACCACCACAAAATGTGTCTTCTTGTTGTTGAGATCATCATACCAAAAGAGAACAGCCGTTCGCAAGTTTTCCTTTTCGAGGCCCCTGTCCAGAGATGGTACGTAGTGCCGAAGAACTGGCGTTTTCAACCGATTAATCCAGATCGCTAGCCCAACTAACTAGCTCTTCATCTTCAAGATCGTATGGATTCTTGTAAATATTAGAGTAATAGTACTCTGCTTCTAGTACGTCTCTAATTTTATTGAACGTATGATTGGTTGCATTAAATCCATTACTGATTGGAGCAGTAAATGCGAGTGAACCATTATGAAATCCATCTAGAGAGCCTGAAAGTTCTTTTTTGACGATAGTTTCAACTGCTTCTATCTTTTCTTTGATAGGCTGCTCTTTGTAAATTTGAATACAGAAATTTCCACCATGCTTTATTAATTCAAAATCTCCGTTGGGATGGAGTTTTATTGTATCTCCTTTCGCAAGACCTAGAGCTAGCCCAGGAGATGCACATAATTTGAATTTTTGATCGCTTAGGTATTCTGCAGGAAGCTCTTCTAAAACTGTTCCCTGTGAACTTGTGCCAGCAAAAACCTTAATCAATGTTAATTGATCTTCCATATGATGCTCCACACCTATCTCTTTTTTGTGACATACATCAGTAGCTGCTACCTCAGCTTTCCGACTAATGAACGAGTAACCCAATCCGCCAAAAAAGGCATGTACCCTAAAAATGGACACATGCCTATGATTGTTACAACTCAGCGCCTTCTAAGCGCACGTCCGAACACAATGAGAATCGGGGCCAACAAGATGGCCGCCGCAACCAACGAAGCGCGAATCGAAAAACGGGTCCCGATCCATCCGACAGCCGGACCACCTGCCGTTTGTCCCAACGCATTGGACTGGCCCATCATCGACAGAACCGTCGCTCGCACACTGCTCTCAATGTTCAGATTCAGCCATGTATCATACAGCGGACTGCTTAATGACTGGATCACACCGATCAACAGCAATGCTACTAACGCCCAGCTAAAGCTAGGGGAAAAGGCAAACGCAATCATTGCTGCAATTTTGAGCCCCGTCAACATGAACATGCCCACAAGGACAACCCTCTCATTGTTCACATCCAGCCTTTTTTCGACAATACCTACAACGATGAGGCCGAGTAAGCTTGCGAGTGCGGCAATGATCCCGAACCACATTGGCATCGAAATAGCAGCGAGCTCTGGAAAGCCAATTTCAGCGATCAAATGCGCTTCCCACAAACGGTCATACCCTTCAGAAGCTGCACCCGTAAATAGCGTCACGAACAAGATCAGCATCAGAATCGGCTGACTGCGAATCACTTTGGCCCCAGAAGCCCACGTCTGAATCATTTCCTGCACGTGGGAAGCACCACGCTCACGTGGAACAAAACCGGTCTCCTTCATGAACAGAATCAGAAAGACACCAAGCCCCAGATACATGAGGCCTCCTATGAGGTAAGGCAAATGAGGAGCGAGTGTTGCCAATGCCACACTAAGTACAATCCCGAGCAGATTTCCCATCAAGGAGTAGCGCTTGGCCTTCATGAAAATCGTACCGATCTTCTCTTCTCCGACCTCATCCACAATCCATGCAGTATCCGCTCCACTGATAAACGTATACCCGAGACCACTGATGACTTGCGAAAACAACACCAAACCGAAGACAGAAATCAATGGTACCCAAGCATCAAGCGCGGGAACGATCCCCTGCATCGCAAATCCGATTCCCAGCAAAAACATCCCGATAATGACGGAGCGACGGCGACTGTACGTATCCGCCACTACACCTGTTATCCCTTCAAACACCAACACGGATAACTCCAATACCGTCCCAATCAATAGCAATTCAAACGGGTTAAAGCCAAGTGTCACAATATAGTAAAGCGCATAGGTCGTGAACATGGTCGTATTGGCCAGGGAAGTCAAAAAACTTTTGATCGTATATACTTTTGTCGCATTCATGAACATGGAAGCAGTATCCACCTTTTTTTAGGCAGATGACGCGTTCCGTTTTCACATACTGATCGTTACTCTACAATCCTCTACTGTGTAAAATGCGTACGCGTCATGCTGCCACTCTTATTTTTCCTTCCTGTGTACTTGCTTGCTCTGCATAGTGTTTTTAACATGTGATATACACCTCCGAAAGTAATTATAGCTATTATAAAATCATTTCAATTCCCACACAATGGAAAAAAGCTGGGCAGCATGATTGGATACACTGCACAGCTTTTTTATGAAGCACTTACGCTTTTTTTCTAAACAGACCAACGATGGAGATCAACAACGCCAAACCAGAAAGTACTAATGGCAAGGTATTGTTGCTGCCTGCACTCGCTGCTTCCCCGGCAGGAGCGGTTGCCGGCTTTTGTTCTTGTCCATGCTCATGCCCCGCTTCGCCTACACCAGCCTTAATGGTAGTGACAGACGCTGGCGTTTTGGAATCCTTGTCCCCTGTCCATTCCACAACCTCGCCATTTGCGTAGGTCTGATAAGCCTTCCAAGCCACTTGGCCCTCTTCTTTCGGGTTTGCCCCGACAAACGTAAACTCTTGGAATTCATGTGCCTTAATTCCGCCTTCTGTTGCGGTCCACACAAGCGCTGTGTTCACACCGTCTTTATCTTTTTCGAACTCGTAGGTCCAGCCCGGAATCGGTTGTACGGAATTTACCTTCACACCTGCTGGGAATTCCAGCTTCACTTTTGTTGTGTTAACGTCTTTTTCTACTGGGACACGCACCGTGTATTTTTCATAGGAGCCTGTAGTAGCCTCTTTCGGATACACGTTCACATGTGCTTGTGCTGCTGTCGCCAACGTCAAAACTGCACCTGCTACCAGGACACTGCTCATCCATTTTTTCATTTTCATCATATGAAATCCTCCCTAGTTTGAAACTGTTTGAATCACTGCCTGATTATTTGTCGTAGCTGTCGGGTAGTTGATCTGGCTCATCCAAAGTCCAGCCAGAATAGCGATAATCCCGAATACAATCTCCCAACGCAAGTAAGCGGGCTGCAAGGAATTTTTCGTCCGCCAACGTCTGGTTTGCCTAAAGGCTAGAAGTAGCATGAGGCAAACACTTGCTATTTTTCCATATAACAGATAGCTCCATGCCGTTGCACTCTGGATAATATTCATGACATCTGTCTGCACGATGAGCATGACAACACCCGTCACGACGGCAAGCACCGCCGCCACAGCAACTGTCTGCAAGAAGAACCTCTTGAACGACTCCTGTCCTCGTTCAGCCGCTTTGACTGTAAGAAGCAAGTACACAAGTGCCCCCATCCACACGGCGACCGTCAACACATGCAACAGTCTCAGCAAAATGGACAGCCAGACAGGAGCAATGCCCCATGCATGACCACCAAAAGCTTGTGCGCTAATCACGATCACCCAGATTCCCACATACCATCCGGACACCATATTGGGGATCGCGATCAATAACAGTAGTACAAAGGACACCAGCAGCATGATCGCAAACGGAGACTGACTGAGCAAGTTCCCGTCCATCTGCCATAGTGCTTGCGTAAGTGATACAGCGGTTAACGATTCGTCATACAAGAACCACAAAAATATAAGTCCGATGATCGCCAAACTCCATCCGATTTGTCTGCCAATCCCGATGAGCTGGGCAAGGGAAGGCAAGCCATGACGCTGTGCTGCCCACGCTACCAGATAAAAGCCCCCACCTATGAGGATAATTCCTTGTGCCAAATAGCGGTACATGATCAAGTAGCTTGAATCTGCTTTTTGCTCATTTGGCGGAACCACGACCGCACTTTTTTGTCCGATGGAAAACGTGAGCTTCTCTTCGATCGGATGTCCGTCCTCGGAAACGACAGATACGATAACCGAATACGTCCCTTCAGCCAAATCGCTTGGCAGTTTCGCATTCAACTGCGAGGCATCACCTGGCTGCAATGTCGGCCGCTCTAGTTTTATTTCCTTGCCATCCCAGTCAAATAGACGCACGTTAACAAGATCGGGCTCCAATGTTTCGGTAAACCGCGCAGATATTTGTCCTGGATTCGCCTTCAGTACCTCACCATCTTGCGGTGAGCTGCTCATCAAGCCAGCATGGGCGTAAGCAGTTGTCATACCCGTTGTCAGGACAAGTAAGAAGGCGAGCAAAAACACAACCGCATAATGTCTGATGTTGTATGTCACCCTATCACCTGCTTCCTTATTTCGTCCTTAATCCTATCAAAATAGTACGAGAATCTATATGGCTCCATCGGGCTATCTGATGTGGCAAAGTGTTGAAAACAAAAAAAGGCATGAGCGGTAATTCTCTCCGATCCACGCCTTTTCAAACTGTATTAGGATGATCTTACCGTGCTTTGTGCGAGAAATTCCAGGACGAGTTGGTTGAATACCTCTGGTTGATCCATCGGTGGGATATGGGCTGAGTCAGGCAGGATGACTTTTTGTGCGCCTGTAATTCGTTCAGTCAACACATCGGCGATCTGTAGAAAATCGGGATAATCCCGTGCTCCTGCAAGAACGAGTGTTGGGGCTTTGATGTTTTCCAAACGCTCGATTGGTGAGGGAGATAACGTTTCCAATCCAACGCCAAACTCTGGCAACGAAAAGGCGTGTCTGTTGATTTCTTTAAAGCGGTTTCGTGCTTCGAGAGCTTGCTCATTTACCGGCTGACCAGGTCCGTCAAACCACATTTGTGTCGTCATTTCCAACGCTTCCTCTGTCGTGCCGCGCTGACATACTTGATTGAACCGTTCCACATCATGTAGCCTTTGTTCACTTCTTGGGTGACCAAACAAGCCGGATGCGACGAGAATCAAGTTGCTCACCATCTGCGGATAAGCAAGGGCGAACTCCTGCGCGACCATTCCCCCAAACGAAAGCCCAGCCACATGCGCTTTTTCAATACCAAGCCCCAGCAGAACTGCTTTCACGTCGTCATACAAGGTAAAAGGAACGTCAGTCGCCAGTGTTTTACCGAACCCGCGGATATCAAAGCGAACAACCTTATACGTCTGTGCGAATGCTTGTATCTGGTCATCCCATAGCCTTGTATCCAGATTGAAGCCGTGGATCAATAAGAGCGGTTCGCCTTCCCCTGCTACTTCATAGTAAATACGTGCGCCATTGGCTTCGAGAAAGCCAGTTTGTACAGCCTGCCTGTTTTCCATTTTTTCTCACCTCCCCCTCACTATCTCACCCCGGATTGTCGCTTGTCTATGTATTTTTTGTTCCTTTTATCCAATGACGCCTGTACGTAAAATCTTGATCTCGACATCTAGATCAAATTTCGCCCTTTTCATGATTTCCCGACATTCATCTTTACTCAATTTCTTCTTCCCGCTCTTTTGACTGGCTATATTGTAGATTTCCCCAAATCCTACCGGGTCTACATCGTGCTTTCTGAACTTCTCCAGTAAATGTTCCGTCTCTTTTTTAACCGCCAGTTCGATTGCTTTTTGTACCTTATTCAACTGCTCAGGCTTTGATAAATCGATTTTTTCAGCCATTTCCTGAATCTGCGCTGCCATTTTAACCTTCACAGAAAATCTTGGTTTCTCCAAATCCAGAACTTTTATTTGCTTTTTGCTTGAGATATGTTCAATTACAGTAAAAAGACGCTTTTTATCGAGGGCAATGTTTATTTCCAATTCCCCCTTATTGTAACGCTCCCGTAATATCTTGAGGAAAAACCCCTCCCTTGATGTAATCTCTGCCACCAGTTTTTCATCGCGAAATAATCCAATTTGATTAATATGCAATTCATTCTTTACTCTTTCGATATAAGGCATCACGGGATCTTTCCCGACGGCATAATAATCTTTCATGTACTCATGAAGTTTCGAGGAGATCATATTCTCTCCTTCGACGTTTTGCCGTATGGCTTGATACAGGTAAATTCCAATGTTGCTGTTCTCGGGATAGCGATGTGTCAAAATATCATATGCTCGTCCTTTGGCTACCGTTAAATAGACATTGCTACCAATGGAGGCATCACGCGTTAAGTTTTCTACAAGAGAAAGGATTCCTCTACGTGCTAATTCATCGTGATAGACCACGACGCGTATTTGACCGGCTACAATTTTTTTGGAAGACTCCCTGTTCTGTGAAACGGTAAGTCCTTTACTTGTATGCGCTGTGCCAGAAATCACAGTGACCAACTCACGTGCCTCCGGGTCAATTTGATAAAATACCGTGGTACCTAGCAGCTTTCCATCTTTACTAAGATCGTACCCTACGGCAACCGCCAGTCCCAATTTTTCTAATACGTGCTGCTCCCCACAGCCGTTCAATAACACGACCACTACTAAGTAGGAAACAAGCAATCGTAACCTTTTCATGTCCGGACCGCTCCCCTCCGAAACAGCCGAATTACTACATAAAGCACGATGGGATAAACAAAAATGATATAGAAGCCGACACCACCGAAAATATCCGTGATGAGATTAATCGACTGACGTGTTTCCAAAAAATTGCTAGCAAAAAACATGACACCAACAATCCCAATAAGTGCCATTCTCTCCTTGAGCCCACTAATATGGTGAAGCCCCCGCATGGCTACCCATAGGTTCATCAGCAAATTATCTAGCATGATAAGCATCCACAGTGAGATGGACACAAACTCAAAACGCTCCAAAAACGGAAACTCTACAATTTTCATCATCATTAGCGTCGCCCAGATAAGTTGCTTAAGCTGTTCCCCTTGAAAGTACAAGAGTGTAACTAGCATGACTACCACATACAAGCAGGTGGTCATAAACAACCCACCATGTACATAACGCGATAGCAATTCCTTTTCCTTCACAAACGGATAGATGAACAAAATAATCTCAAATCCGATGATGGAAAAAGACATCTTCTTCGCACCGTCAAAAAGCTGTCCAATGTCATGGTGAAATACTGGCTGCAATAAATGAAAATCGGCGTATTGCATGGGATAAACCATGAGCAGTAGCTGCCAAACCGTCAACCCGACAGAAAAAAAGCTAATGCCAGCCAACACCCGAATGCCACCCGTCACTCCATAAACGGCCAGGCAAAGCAAGGAGGCATTTAATAACCAGGAAGGCACTTCCGGAAACATCCATGACTGAATAATCTCGATGTACCCTCTCAAGATCGTTAAGGCAGAGCCCATGATATATACGATAAAGATGAAATTAAGAACGCGTGCTGGCCATTTTCCAAATACACATTGATGAATGTCATACAAATCCATGTCTTTGTATTTCGCTAATATTTTTAGCATGAACCACGCAGCTATATGGGTCATAATGCCTGCTAGTATGACCGCAATCCAGGCGTCTTGTTGCACCCTATCATAAATAAAGCGTTGTACCCCCGCTATGCCGATTCCCACCTGATTGCTATGAACCATAAATAGCGCGAGCGATACGCTGATAGCCATATGACTATTTCGACGAAAAGTGGACTGTGACATTCACATTCAACACCTAACTACTGAACTGGCCTTTTTTCGAATTCATCAGGCATACGGGTATTGTCAGGAGAACGTGTCAAAACCGGACGCTTGCTGAGAGAGGAAAAAGGAAACCGGATCAGACTGTTTTTAAAATCCTGCAAGCGAAAAGGAAAGAAGGGTAGAAAAAACGGACGTCCCAGACTTGATTGACGTAAGATGTGTATTAATAAAAAAGACGCGCCAAGCATAATACCAAAACCTCCCCAAATCCCAGCTAACAGGATAATCGGAAAGCGGAGGATACGTACTGCCGTACTCATCATGTAGGAAGGAAAAGTAAATGAAGCTAATGCACTGAGTGCCACAATCATGATCAAGATGTTACTGGTAAAACCCGCTGCAACGGCTGCCTGTCCAATTACGATACCGCCGACGATCCCTATCGTTTGCCCAACTTTGAAAGGAAGTCTTGCTCCAGCCTCCCGCAAGAATTCAATAATCATCTCAAGCAGCAAAGCTTCAAATAATGGAGGAAAAGGTACCTTGGAACGAGACTTTACGAGCGATACAAGGAGAGCAGATGGAATCATTTCATAATGGAACGTAAGTGCTGCCACATAAGTAGCTGTAAAAAACAAAGAGACAAAAAGGGCCGAGAAACGTAACAATCGAATGAAGGAAGCCATTTGCCACCGGATATAGAGATCTTCATTGGCCTTGAAAAAGTCCACGAAGGAACTGGGACCGACAATAGCAAATGGGCTCCCCTCCACAAACACGACAATCTTTCCTTCCAACAGGGCTTCACTCACATGATCAGGTCGTTCTGTTAGGATTAACTGCGGAAAAATAGAGAACGTATTGTCATCAATCAGTTGAACCAATTTTCCACTGTCAATCACGCCGTCTATATCTAGATCGCTTATACGCTGAATGACGGTTTGAACATTTTCAGGAGCAGCCAGTTCCTCCATATAACATATTTCCACATTCGTCATGCTACGTTTCCCAATCGTAATGGATACGTTGGTAAGCAAATCAGTCGACAGATATCCCTGTAGAACCCCTAAGTTGGTTTCCAATGATTCGCTAAAAGCAACCTGGGGACCGAAAATTTGGGTTTCGACCTGAGCCTCTCCCAAAGAACGACTCGGTATTTTTGCTACGTAGAGAAGAAGCCCCCACGCCATTCCTTCCATTTGAAGGTAAATCCATCCCCTCACGAGATACTCGCTGACTTGTCTGTACTCCATAGTTTTGGTGACATGAGCAATAGGAACATTCTCCAAAATCGTATCAGGAACGAGCTTTTCCTCAGGTAACCTTTCCAAATAGGGAAGCAACGCCTGTTGGAGAATTACCTTATCAACTAGATAGGGTAGGTAGGCTAGCAACAAGCTATTGGTCCCACAAGAAAGGTTACGAAACACCAATCGCGGATTTCGCATGTGATCCCATAATATTTCTCGCGTCTCGCTAACGGATTCAGAAATCATGTTGGTTGTCATCTTATGTTTACCCCAATATATGGTGTCCCCTTATTATTTTTCCAATGTCCTCGCTCTATTCCCTTTCCAGCCGAAGAGTAAGCTCCCAGACAAAATGAAAACAAAAAAACCGAGACGGAAATACTCCATCTCGGTTCGTTTACCACTATTTATCTGCCGCTCTTCATTTCAGTCCAGTAGCGGTCGTATTGCTGCAAGGTTTCTCCTACATCCACCAGCCACTCCGCACGGGCAATGTCTGCTGTATCCAGGAAGACCATCTTGTTGGAACGATATTCTTCACTGTGCAGTGGGTACGCTTTTTCGTTCGGGTTGCTGTAGCCGATAGACTCGTAGTTTTTCACACTGACCTCTGGGTCCATCAGGTAGTTGATGAACTTCTCAGCCATTTCCTTGTTTTTAGCTCCTTTTGGAATTGCCAGCGTGTCTGCCCAGATCGTTGCGCCCTCTTTCGGAATGACGTACTCCACATCTGGATTTTGTGCGTGAATGAAAGCGGCGTCACCGGACCATACCGTTCCAATCCATGCTTCCTCAGCAATCATCTTTTGCTTGATGTTGTCCGTATCAAAGGCAACAACATTCGGTACTACCTTTTTCAAATCAGCAAAGGACTTTTCCAGTTCCTCTGTGTTCGTCGTGCTATTGGAGAAGCCGTTCTTGATCAGTGCCATTCCCATAACCTCACGCGGGTCGTTCAGCATGATGACACGGCCCTTGTAAGCTTCATTCCACAGATCGTTCCAGCTTGTCGGGGTTTCTTTTACATATTTCTTGTTGTAAGCGATCCCGGTAATTCCCCATGTATATACGAGTGAATACTTGTTTTCTTTGTCAAAAGGAGGTGTCTTGAACGTAGACACGATATTGCCCATGTTCGGGATATTGGCTTTGTTCAACTCTTCCAGGAGGCCCAACTGAATCATAGTGCCTACCATGTAGTCGGAAGGTTGAATCAGGTCGTAGCCGGATGCACCCGCTTGAATTTTTGCCAGCATTTCTTCGTTGCTGCCGTATACATCATAGTTAACCTTGACGTTGAATTTTTGCTCAAAATCTTTGATGACGTCTGGGTCAAAGTTGTCTGCCCAGCTATAAATATTCAATACTTGTTGCTCTTGCTCAGATGACGATGAGCAGCCTACAGCAGTCACCGCAAGCACGGCGGTCAAAGCGCCGATCATCAAGGACTTGAAACGTTTCATTTTTTCCTCTCAACCTCCAAATCAGTTATAGGATTGCTTTTATGAAATCTCCATGATGTATCTAAAGGATGGATTGATTATTTTTCGAGTCTTTTCGGCGGAAAATCTCGGCTACCACAACCAAAAGGACTGTACTCACGATCAAAAGTGTCGAGAGTGCATTCACTTCTGGCGAGACGCCTCGTTTGACCAACCCGTAAATATAGAGTGGTAATGTGGTCGAATTCGGACCAGCCACGAAGAACGAAATAATGAAATCGTCCAGCGACAGGGTAAACGCCATCAGGAAGCCTGCGATAATCCCTGGCATGATCAGAGGCAGCGTCACATAGCGCAATGTCTCCCATGGAGTTGCTCCCAAATCTTGAGATGCTTCTTCCAGTTCTTTGCCCATATCAGCCAAACGGCCAGAGATAATGACCATCACATACGGCATGCTAAACGTAACGTGAGCCAGGATCAGGGTCACTTTCCCCAGCTCCATCTGTACCTGGCTAAACAGCACGAGCAAAGCCAACCCCATCATGATCTCCGGGATGACGATCGGCAAGTACATCAGCCCGTTGAAGATGTTGCTCCAACGAATCGAATAATG is from Brevibacillus brevis and encodes:
- a CDS encoding spore germination protein, with translation MTTNMISESVSETREILWDHMRNPRLVFRNLSCGTNSLLLAYLPYLVDKVILQQALLPYLERLPEEKLVPDTILENVPIAHVTKTMEYRQVSEYLVRGWIYLQMEGMAWGLLLYVAKIPSRSLGEAQVETQIFGPQVAFSESLETNLGVLQGYLSTDLLTNVSITIGKRSMTNVEICYMEELAAPENVQTVIQRISDLDIDGVIDSGKLVQLIDDNTFSIFPQLILTERPDHVSEALLEGKIVVFVEGSPFAIVGPSSFVDFFKANEDLYIRWQMASFIRLLRFSALFVSLFFTATYVAALTFHYEMIPSALLVSLVKSRSKVPFPPLFEALLLEMIIEFLREAGARLPFKVGQTIGIVGGIVIGQAAVAAGFTSNILIMIVALSALASFTFPSYMMSTAVRILRFPIILLAGIWGGFGIMLGASFLLIHILRQSSLGRPFFLPFFPFRLQDFKNSLIRFPFSSLSKRPVLTRSPDNTRMPDEFEKRPVQ
- a CDS encoding alpha/beta fold hydrolase translates to MENRQAVQTGFLEANGARIYYEVAGEGEPLLLIHGFNLDTRLWDDQIQAFAQTYKVVRFDIRGFGKTLATDVPFTLYDDVKAVLLGLGIEKAHVAGLSFGGMVAQEFALAYPQMVSNLILVASGLFGHPRSEQRLHDVERFNQVCQRGTTEEALEMTTQMWFDGPGQPVNEQALEARNRFKEINRHAFSLPEFGVGLETLSPSPIERLENIKAPTLVLAGARDYPDFLQIADVLTERITGAQKVILPDSAHIPPMDQPEVFNQLVLEFLAQSTVRSS
- a CDS encoding ABC transporter permease, whose amino-acid sequence is MKTLRRNALSGYSWLMLVFLYLPILILVLYSFNDSRINATWTGFTWKWYVSLFENRQVMQALMNSLTIGVISSVIATVLGTAAALAVKHYSIRWSNIFNGLMYLPIVIPEIMMGLALLVLFSQVQMELGKVTLILAHVTFSMPYVMVIISGRLADMGKELEEASQDLGATPWETLRYVTLPLIMPGIIAGFLMAFTLSLDDFIISFFVAGPNSTTLPLYIYGLVKRGVSPEVNALSTLLIVSTVLLVVVAEIFRRKDSKNNQSIL
- a CDS encoding DUF4265 domain-containing protein: MEDQLTLIKVFAGTSSQGTVLEELPAEYLSDQKFKLCASPGLALGLAKGDTIKLHPNGDFELIKHGGNFCIQIYKEQPIKEKIEAVETIVKKELSGSLDGFHNGSLAFTAPISNGFNATNHTFNKIRDVLEAEYYYSNIYKNPYDLEDEELVSWASDLD
- a CDS encoding copper resistance protein CopC, whose product is MTYNIRHYAVVFLLAFLLVLTTGMTTAYAHAGLMSSSPQDGEVLKANPGQISARFTETLEPDLVNVRLFDWDGKEIKLERPTLQPGDASQLNAKLPSDLAEGTYSVIVSVVSEDGHPIEEKLTFSIGQKSAVVVPPNEQKADSSYLIMYRYLAQGIILIGGGFYLVAWAAQRHGLPSLAQLIGIGRQIGWSLAIIGLIFLWFLYDESLTAVSLTQALWQMDGNLLSQSPFAIMLLVSFVLLLLIAIPNMVSGWYVGIWVIVISAQAFGGHAWGIAPVWLSILLRLLHVLTVAVWMGALVYLLLTVKAAERGQESFKRFFLQTVAVAAVLAVVTGVVMLIVQTDVMNIIQSATAWSYLLYGKIASVCLMLLLAFRQTRRWRTKNSLQPAYLRWEIVFGIIAILAGLWMSQINYPTATTNNQAVIQTVSN
- a CDS encoding Ger(x)C family spore germination protein, which produces MKRLRLLVSYLVVVVLLNGCGEQHVLEKLGLAVAVGYDLSKDGKLLGTTVFYQIDPEARELVTVISGTAHTSKGLTVSQNRESSKKIVAGQIRVVVYHDELARRGILSLVENLTRDASIGSNVYLTVAKGRAYDILTHRYPENSNIGIYLYQAIRQNVEGENMISSKLHEYMKDYYAVGKDPVMPYIERVKNELHINQIGLFRDEKLVAEITSREGFFLKILRERYNKGELEINIALDKKRLFTVIEHISSKKQIKVLDLEKPRFSVKVKMAAQIQEMAEKIDLSKPEQLNKVQKAIELAVKKETEHLLEKFRKHDVDPVGFGEIYNIASQKSGKKKLSKDECREIMKRAKFDLDVEIKILRTGVIG
- a CDS encoding WYL domain-containing protein — its product is MILELRRYAARQQAVEIIYLKKDGETSRRTIRVVQIDVNKGSLKAYCYMRKAYRVFMLDNILAIAPVSGHFAG
- a CDS encoding ABC transporter substrate-binding protein, with translation MKRFKSLMIGALTAVLAVTAVGCSSSSEQEQQVLNIYSWADNFDPDVIKDFEQKFNVKVNYDVYGSNEEMLAKIQAGASGYDLIQPSDYMVGTMIQLGLLEELNKANIPNMGNIVSTFKTPPFDKENKYSLVYTWGITGIAYNKKYVKETPTSWNDLWNEAYKGRVIMLNDPREVMGMALIKNGFSNSTTNTEELEKSFADLKKVVPNVVAFDTDNIKQKMIAEEAWIGTVWSGDAAFIHAQNPDVEYVIPKEGATIWADTLAIPKGAKNKEMAEKFINYLMDPEVSVKNYESIGYSNPNEKAYPLHSEEYRSNKMVFLDTADIARAEWLVDVGETLQQYDRYWTEMKSGR
- a CDS encoding MFS transporter; this encodes MFMNATKVYTIKSFLTSLANTTMFTTYALYYIVTLGFNPFELLLIGTVLELSVLVFEGITGVVADTYSRRRSVIIGMFLLGIGFAMQGIVPALDAWVPLISVFGLVLFSQVISGLGYTFISGADTAWIVDEVGEEKIGTIFMKAKRYSLMGNLLGIVLSVALATLAPHLPYLIGGLMYLGLGVFLILFMKETGFVPRERGASHVQEMIQTWASGAKVIRSQPILMLILFVTLFTGAASEGYDRLWEAHLIAEIGFPELAAISMPMWFGIIAALASLLGLIVVGIVEKRLDVNNERVVLVGMFMLTGLKIAAMIAFAFSPSFSWALVALLLIGVIQSLSSPLYDTWLNLNIESSVRATVLSMMGQSNALGQTAGGPAVGWIGTRFSIRASLVAAAILLAPILIVFGRALRRR
- a CDS encoding GerAB/ArcD/ProY family transporter — encoded protein: MSQSTFRRNSHMAISVSLALFMVHSNQVGIGIAGVQRFIYDRVQQDAWIAVILAGIMTHIAAWFMLKILAKYKDMDLYDIHQCVFGKWPARVLNFIFIVYIMGSALTILRGYIEIIQSWMFPEVPSWLLNASLLCLAVYGVTGGIRVLAGISFFSVGLTVWQLLLMVYPMQYADFHLLQPVFHHDIGQLFDGAKKMSFSIIGFEIILFIYPFVKEKELLSRYVHGGLFMTTCLYVVVMLVTLLYFQGEQLKQLIWATLMMMKIVEFPFLERFEFVSISLWMLIMLDNLLMNLWVAMRGLHHISGLKERMALIGIVGVMFFASNFLETRQSINLITDIFGGVGFYIIFVYPIVLYVVIRLFRRGAVRT
- a CDS encoding YcnI family protein — protein: MKMKKWMSSVLVAGAVLTLATAAQAHVNVYPKEATTGSYEKYTVRVPVEKDVNTTKVKLEFPAGVKVNSVQPIPGWTYEFEKDKDGVNTALVWTATEGGIKAHEFQEFTFVGANPKEEGQVAWKAYQTYANGEVVEWTGDKDSKTPASVTTIKAGVGEAGHEHGQEQKPATAPAGEAASAGSNNTLPLVLSGLALLISIVGLFRKKA